One stretch of Balneola sp. MJW-20 DNA includes these proteins:
- a CDS encoding cold-shock protein, protein MEYGKVKWFDEQKGFGFISPDNGDKDVFVHRNNIENLGYNAGLEDGEEVEFSIEETPKGLSAVDVYRLE, encoded by the coding sequence ATGGAATACGGTAAAGTAAAATGGTTTGATGAACAAAAAGGTTTTGGTTTTATCTCACCAGACAACGGTGACAAAGATGTCTTTGTACACCGTAATAACATTGAAAACCTGGGTTATAACGCAGGTTTAGAAGATGGGGAAGAAGTTGAATTCTCCATTGAAGAAACACCAAAAGGACTTAGTGCTGTTGACGTATATCGTCTTGAGTGA
- a CDS encoding RND family transporter, whose amino-acid sequence MIKRFFNLLDPLLRYVIDHPYKVLILSFFAAALSLAMARNLRIDNDIAKLIPQDYPSVQALYKLRDQVGSESELAVAIKSPSFEANLHFADTLIIEAMQLQMPDEETYWFSRFEYRKNVEFLKDNGLYFATQEELDKLEDYLIDEIADAKQEANPFFFELEDEDETNQDSIAEELNDIYNELIGSEYELSEDSTILVIKFYANGSQTDLEFVSNVYEELQTLVDSLGPYRFHSDMEITLAGRLIRTLIEIETITEDVTESFGAGVLMLLMVVVIYFLYKSYHISTGNHFNKKVLFNELIRAPSIAFIIGIPLILSLCWTFGAAYLFIGNLNIMTSTLGLLLFGMGLDFGIHLFARYSEERGKGYSVEEAIKISFTATGEAVLVVGITTSAAFYILMIGEFKGFSEFGMIAGTGIIFSILSYLIFLPALLVIFDRSGFINMNVLPEARLANNKTPNNNRIKRMAPVILITGLVLTLYSVFVLKDLEFEYDFGKLEPEYERYHELNSSVRQAYSDRKNRNPAYIITDHPDQAIKVAEILRERVESDSLSPTVDRIELFQDRYSQNTEWASSKLKRITKIRSLLNDPFLENRDDEQLQKLRRASSTLSPIPITSVPDFIKKPFTSNNGEIGNLVIIYPSVGLSDGKNSINFADDVGVVSLGPSSSFYAASTSIVASDMLQLMISEAPYMVILTISVVIIFKLIILGKIRWVILALLPLLFSFLWLFGWMSIMNWKLNFYNLVVLPTILGIGDDSGIHMVHRYLEEGKGSIGAVLRSTGEHISISALTTSVGFGGLLFSIHPGMSSIGEMAISGILLTLLAALLLLPALLVVWEQFDGKPRRK is encoded by the coding sequence ATGATCAAGCGCTTCTTCAATTTACTGGATCCACTTTTGAGGTATGTAATTGATCACCCTTATAAAGTATTGATCCTGAGTTTCTTTGCCGCAGCATTGAGTTTAGCTATGGCTCGAAACCTCAGGATCGATAATGATATTGCGAAACTCATTCCTCAGGATTATCCGAGCGTTCAGGCTCTTTACAAATTAAGAGATCAGGTTGGCTCAGAAAGTGAACTTGCTGTTGCTATTAAAAGTCCCTCCTTTGAGGCCAATCTTCATTTTGCTGATACATTGATTATAGAGGCTATGCAACTCCAGATGCCTGATGAAGAAACGTATTGGTTCAGTAGATTTGAGTACCGAAAGAATGTTGAATTTCTAAAAGACAATGGTCTCTATTTTGCAACACAGGAGGAGCTCGATAAACTTGAAGACTATCTTATAGATGAGATAGCTGATGCAAAACAAGAAGCTAACCCTTTCTTTTTTGAGCTGGAAGATGAGGATGAGACAAATCAAGACAGTATTGCAGAAGAACTGAATGACATTTATAACGAACTCATAGGATCGGAATACGAGCTATCCGAGGACTCTACTATTCTCGTCATAAAGTTTTATGCTAACGGGTCCCAGACCGATCTCGAATTTGTAAGCAATGTTTATGAAGAGTTACAAACACTGGTTGATAGTTTAGGCCCCTACCGATTTCATTCAGACATGGAGATTACCCTGGCAGGAAGACTTATCCGTACGCTGATTGAGATAGAGACGATTACTGAAGATGTTACTGAGTCATTTGGTGCCGGTGTACTTATGCTTTTAATGGTCGTTGTAATCTATTTCCTTTATAAAAGTTATCATATCAGTACAGGTAATCACTTCAACAAAAAGGTTCTTTTTAATGAATTGATAAGGGCTCCTTCAATTGCATTTATCATCGGTATCCCTCTGATCTTATCTCTTTGCTGGACCTTCGGAGCTGCTTACCTGTTTATAGGTAATCTCAACATAATGACCTCAACGCTCGGACTACTCCTGTTTGGAATGGGGCTGGATTTCGGTATTCATCTTTTTGCCCGATATTCTGAAGAAAGAGGAAAGGGTTATTCTGTGGAAGAAGCCATAAAGATCTCATTTACAGCCACAGGTGAAGCTGTTCTGGTTGTTGGCATTACTACCTCTGCTGCGTTTTATATTCTGATGATCGGGGAATTCAAAGGCTTCAGTGAATTTGGAATGATCGCAGGAACCGGGATCATTTTTTCCATTCTTTCTTACCTGATATTCCTGCCTGCCTTGCTGGTTATTTTTGACCGTTCCGGGTTTATTAATATGAATGTGCTTCCGGAAGCCCGATTAGCAAATAACAAGACCCCTAATAATAACCGGATCAAAAGAATGGCGCCTGTTATCCTTATTACGGGACTGGTTTTAACCCTCTATTCCGTATTCGTGCTTAAAGATCTGGAGTTTGAATATGATTTTGGAAAACTTGAACCTGAGTATGAAAGGTATCATGAACTAAACAGCTCAGTCAGGCAAGCTTACAGTGACCGAAAGAATCGCAATCCGGCATACATCATAACCGATCACCCGGATCAGGCCATTAAAGTAGCGGAAATATTACGTGAAAGGGTCGAATCTGACAGCCTTAGTCCTACGGTTGACCGTATTGAATTATTTCAGGACCGATACTCCCAAAATACTGAATGGGCCTCATCAAAACTCAAACGCATTACAAAGATCAGATCATTATTGAATGATCCATTCCTGGAAAACCGGGATGATGAACAGCTTCAAAAACTCAGAAGAGCTTCTTCCACCCTATCTCCTATCCCGATAACCTCCGTTCCGGATTTTATTAAGAAACCCTTTACTTCGAATAACGGAGAGATCGGAAACTTAGTTATTATTTATCCGTCGGTAGGACTTTCTGATGGTAAAAACTCGATCAATTTTGCTGATGATGTGGGGGTTGTTTCTTTAGGTCCCTCCTCATCATTTTATGCTGCTTCTACATCCATCGTTGCTTCTGACATGCTGCAGCTTATGATCAGTGAAGCTCCATATATGGTCATACTAACCATTTCTGTGGTAATTATTTTCAAGCTCATCATACTGGGTAAGATTCGCTGGGTGATACTTGCTTTACTTCCACTTCTGTTTAGCTTTTTATGGCTTTTCGGGTGGATGAGTATCATGAACTGGAAACTCAATTTTTATAATCTGGTGGTTCTCCCGACCATATTGGGAATCGGAGATGATAGCGGGATACATATGGTTCATCGCTATCTTGAGGAAGGCAAAGGAAGTATTGGAGCTGTTCTCAGATCAACCGGTGAACACATCAGCATCAGTGCTCTGACTACTTCTGTCGGATTCGGGGGACTCTTATTTTCAATTCATCCGGGTATGTCATCCATTGGAGAAATGGCAATCTCCGGGATCCTTTTGACACTGCTTGCCGCACTATTATTACTGCCTGCCTTGCTGGTGGTCTGGGAGCAGTTTGACGGAAAACCACGTCGAAAATGA
- a CDS encoding cation-translocating P-type ATPase has protein sequence MNQIERDNTRLSESEGEIKVWHRPVDSLLDIYGSNAEKGLSFKEVAFRKKKFGPNSIQKHQPKSLFSIAIDQLKSLIVLLLAVAALISFLYQDRLEAWSIIIVILINSMIGFFTELRAVRSMEALFKLGVVATRVLREGKFIEINAEELVPGDIVYYEAGDVITADVRILEGSGIQADESALTGESMPVDKAPDSVEAGTILAERSCMLYKGTSLARGTVLALVTATGSDTELGSISALMSETSQDKTPLEDRLDKLGYRLIIFTLMIAIAVTLLGIIGGKSVVLMVETGIALAVASIPEGLPIVATIALARGMRIMAKKNALINRLSSVETLGTTEVIFTDKTGTLTENKMTVSTLILACDPIKNGRVDKSSLLEIKITDMVKDPDPGIDRIMEISSLCNNAIYNEDEDKYSGDPLEIALILMTEETGYHWKEIQSKYPEIREDAFDPEVRMMAVWNKIGMDKSMVSVKGAPDVVLNHCTKIYIQGRSRDLSDKMRDKVLDMNTKYASEGFRMLALAFRESTAPDENSYHDLTLAGIAALIDPPRKDIKESIQECARAGIDIIMLTGDHANTAAYIAHEVGLNGRDPLSVTEGQTLMNEDLNRPGPAQDELIKDTRIFARISPRQKMDLIDLYQKQGLVVAMTGDGVNDAPALKRSDIGIAMGERGTQVAKEAADMVLLDDSFKTIVSAIRQGRIIFQNIQKFIYYLLSCNVSEVLVVGIAASIGSALPLLPLQILFLNLVTDVFPALALGMGEGGDDVMKDKPRSEKETILTEQHWLGIGLYGLLISVCVLGTFYISIHTLGLPLKQAISLSFLSLAFAQLWHVFNMRNYRSGIFRNSITANLYVWGALILCIIMILTALYVPLIRQVMNLAIPEASHWALSLGMSLIPLVAGQIYLYLRKIKEQGNEKAIA, from the coding sequence ATGAACCAGATAGAACGGGATAATACTCGGTTATCTGAAAGTGAAGGAGAGATTAAGGTATGGCACCGACCGGTCGATTCTTTATTGGATATTTATGGTAGTAATGCTGAAAAAGGGCTTAGCTTTAAGGAGGTAGCTTTTAGAAAAAAGAAATTTGGCCCGAATTCTATTCAGAAGCATCAGCCAAAAAGCCTGTTCAGCATAGCCATTGATCAGCTCAAAAGTCTTATTGTGTTGCTTCTAGCAGTCGCAGCCCTTATTTCATTCCTTTATCAGGACCGGCTTGAAGCCTGGTCTATAATCATTGTCATTTTGATAAATTCCATGATCGGTTTTTTCACCGAATTAAGAGCCGTTCGGTCAATGGAGGCTCTTTTTAAGCTGGGGGTTGTGGCAACAAGGGTTTTGAGGGAGGGTAAATTCATCGAAATTAACGCAGAAGAACTGGTGCCGGGTGATATTGTCTATTATGAAGCCGGTGATGTCATTACTGCAGATGTTAGGATACTGGAAGGATCTGGAATACAGGCTGATGAATCAGCTCTTACCGGAGAAAGCATGCCGGTTGATAAAGCCCCTGATTCAGTAGAAGCAGGCACTATACTTGCAGAGCGTTCCTGTATGCTTTATAAGGGCACCTCATTAGCCAGAGGAACCGTTCTGGCTTTAGTTACAGCAACCGGATCTGATACAGAGTTGGGATCTATCTCTGCACTCATGAGCGAAACTTCACAGGATAAAACACCTCTGGAAGACCGTTTGGATAAGCTGGGATACCGGCTAATTATTTTCACCCTGATGATAGCTATTGCGGTAACCTTACTTGGTATTATAGGGGGTAAATCAGTAGTGCTTATGGTTGAAACAGGAATTGCCCTTGCAGTGGCCAGTATTCCGGAGGGTTTGCCAATTGTGGCTACTATAGCATTGGCCCGCGGGATGAGAATAATGGCGAAAAAAAATGCGCTGATCAATCGGTTGTCCTCTGTTGAAACTCTTGGTACAACCGAGGTCATATTCACGGATAAAACGGGTACCCTTACAGAAAATAAGATGACCGTTTCAACGCTGATCCTGGCATGTGATCCAATTAAGAATGGCAGAGTAGATAAATCCTCACTTCTTGAAATAAAGATCACGGATATGGTAAAGGATCCGGACCCGGGAATAGATAGAATAATGGAGATCAGTAGTTTATGTAATAATGCGATCTATAATGAGGATGAGGATAAATATTCAGGTGATCCGTTGGAGATAGCATTGATCCTGATGACTGAAGAGACGGGATATCACTGGAAAGAAATACAAAGCAAATATCCTGAAATAAGAGAAGATGCGTTTGACCCGGAAGTCCGGATGATGGCAGTCTGGAATAAGATCGGAATGGACAAAAGTATGGTATCTGTCAAAGGTGCTCCGGATGTGGTTCTTAATCATTGTACAAAGATCTACATTCAGGGAAGAAGCAGAGATCTGAGTGATAAGATGAGAGACAAAGTTTTAGATATGAATACTAAGTATGCTTCGGAGGGTTTCAGGATGCTGGCGCTCGCATTTCGAGAATCAACAGCGCCTGATGAAAATAGTTATCACGACCTGACACTTGCAGGAATTGCCGCATTGATAGATCCGCCAAGAAAAGACATAAAAGAATCCATCCAAGAATGTGCGAGAGCAGGAATTGACATTATTATGTTGACGGGAGATCATGCAAATACCGCTGCTTATATTGCTCATGAAGTAGGTTTGAATGGCCGGGACCCGTTAAGTGTGACGGAGGGGCAGACACTTATGAATGAGGATCTGAACAGGCCGGGACCTGCACAGGATGAATTAATAAAAGATACTAGAATATTCGCCAGGATCAGTCCCCGGCAAAAAATGGATCTTATAGATCTCTATCAGAAACAAGGATTGGTAGTAGCTATGACCGGGGATGGTGTAAATGATGCGCCTGCTCTAAAAAGGTCTGATATTGGTATAGCCATGGGAGAGAGAGGCACCCAGGTGGCTAAAGAAGCTGCAGATATGGTTCTGCTGGATGATTCTTTTAAAACAATTGTGTCTGCAATCAGGCAGGGCAGGATCATATTTCAGAATATTCAGAAATTTATTTACTACCTGCTTTCCTGTAATGTAAGTGAAGTTCTGGTAGTTGGAATCGCAGCCTCTATTGGTTCTGCACTGCCGCTGCTTCCGCTGCAGATCTTGTTTTTAAATCTAGTTACAGATGTATTTCCGGCGCTGGCACTGGGTATGGGAGAAGGAGGGGATGATGTTATGAAAGACAAACCCCGAAGTGAAAAAGAGACTATTCTGACAGAACAACACTGGCTTGGAATAGGACTATACGGATTACTCATTTCAGTATGTGTTCTGGGTACATTCTATATCAGCATTCATACATTAGGTTTACCGCTTAAACAGGCAATTTCCTTGTCATTCCTAAGTCTAGCGTTTGCACAGCTTTGGCATGTCTTTAATATGAGAAATTACCGGTCAGGAATATTCAGGAACTCTATTACCGCCAACTTATATGTTTGGGGTGCTCTAATTCTGTGTATAATAATGATATTAACAGCTCTTTATGTTCCCTTGATCAGGCAAGTCATGAATCTGGCCATACCGGAAGCTTCGCATTGGGCACTTAGTCTGGGAATGAGCTTAATACCCCTAGTGGCTGGTCAGATCTATTTGTATTTGAGAAAGATAAAAGAACAGGGAAATGAAAAAGCCATTGCCTGA